From the Bernardetia sp. genome, one window contains:
- a CDS encoding Uma2 family endonuclease, translated as MSTTKKAKDTLPKIRKNKKNKTEFISEEEYLKNELIAETKSEYHAGEVVAMAGATLVHNQITSNLVRHIGNCLEYENCNVLGNDMLVYLEECKKYVYPDVVVICEEPEFTKKVKGRTEAITNPQIIIEVLSKGTAEYDMGEKMKCYLKLKSLNQYVIVSSERKLVITYTKDEKNEFKVKTYSENDDVLIGECEIPMEKIYHKIGF; from the coding sequence ATGAGTACAACAAAAAAAGCAAAAGATACGCTGCCAAAAATCAGAAAAAATAAAAAGAATAAAACGGAATTTATTTCAGAAGAAGAATATTTAAAAAATGAGCTAATAGCAGAAACTAAAAGCGAGTATCATGCAGGAGAAGTTGTGGCGATGGCAGGGGCAACACTTGTTCACAATCAAATCACTTCAAATTTAGTGCGCCACATAGGAAACTGTTTAGAATATGAAAATTGCAATGTATTAGGCAATGATATGCTAGTTTATTTAGAAGAGTGTAAAAAATATGTCTATCCAGATGTAGTTGTAATCTGTGAAGAACCAGAGTTTACAAAAAAAGTAAAAGGCAGGACAGAGGCGATTACAAATCCTCAAATTATTATAGAAGTTTTGTCAAAAGGTACAGCAGAGTACGATATGGGAGAAAAAATGAAGTGTTATTTAAAGCTAAAAAGCTTGAATCAATATGTCATTGTAAGTAGTGAACGAAAGCTAGTTATAACTTATACAAAAGACGAAAAAAATGAATTCAAAGTCAAAACCTATTCTGAAAATGATGATGTTTTGATTGGAGAATGTGAAATACCAATGGAGAAAATTTATCACAAAATTGGATTTTAA
- the kdsA gene encoding 3-deoxy-8-phosphooctulonate synthase yields the protein MTLYERLQKETFLIAGPCVIENEELLFEVAEHMVKLSEKMGFLYIFKASFDKANRTSMESFRGPGLEKGLEALAKIKDKFQIPITTDIHEAYQAEIAAQVVDILQIPAFLCRQTDLLIKSGETGKIVNIKKAQFLTGRDMEYPAKKVESTGNKQILLTERGTSFGNHNLVVDFRNIIDMKEMGYPVVMDVTHSVQKPSANNGTTGGNREYIPYFSKAAAAMGVKGFFMETHPNPDKALSDGPNMVELPNMENVLKQTFHHIEA from the coding sequence ATGACACTCTACGAACGCCTACAAAAAGAAACTTTCCTTATTGCTGGTCCTTGTGTAATTGAAAATGAAGAACTTTTATTCGAAGTTGCCGAACACATGGTCAAACTCTCTGAAAAAATGGGGTTTCTCTACATTTTTAAAGCCTCTTTCGACAAAGCCAATCGTACCTCAATGGAATCGTTCCGAGGACCAGGGTTAGAAAAAGGATTAGAAGCCTTAGCTAAAATTAAAGACAAATTTCAAATTCCTATCACAACAGATATTCACGAAGCCTATCAAGCTGAAATTGCTGCACAAGTAGTGGATATTCTTCAAATTCCTGCATTTTTGTGTCGCCAAACTGATTTACTCATAAAATCTGGTGAAACTGGAAAAATTGTAAACATCAAGAAAGCTCAGTTTCTGACTGGGCGTGATATGGAGTATCCAGCTAAAAAAGTAGAAAGCACAGGAAACAAACAAATTTTGCTTACTGAGCGTGGGACAAGTTTTGGAAACCACAATTTAGTAGTAGATTTTAGAAATATCATTGATATGAAAGAGATGGGTTATCCTGTTGTGATGGACGTAACGCATTCAGTGCAGAAACCAAGTGCCAACAATGGAACAACTGGAGGAAACAGAGAATATATTCCATATTTCTCAAAAGCTGCTGCTGCAATGGGGGTAAAAGGATTTTTCATGGAAACACACCCTAACCCAGACAAAGCACTCTCTGACGGACCAAATATGGTAGAGCTCCCAAATATGGAAAATGTATTGAAACAGACCTTTCATCATATTGAAGCATAA